The following proteins are encoded in a genomic region of Hyla sarda isolate aHylSar1 chromosome 3, aHylSar1.hap1, whole genome shotgun sequence:
- the SLC30A1 gene encoding proton-coupled zinc antiporter SLC30A1 — MWESNRVRLLCMLGLTFVFFVAEVVVSRVTGSLAMLSDSFHMLSDVIALVVGLIAVRFARKTRSTDKNTFGWIRAGVMGALVNAIFLTALCFTIILEAVERFTEPRAIEQPLIVIGVGAGGLLINLIGLCMFRDSAGHGHSHGGGSGHGHSHGGGSGHSHGSAKKSHRSRERSAGDGAALDREETNNLVENGPGVDVVPGKHYSLAESADDHRLNGNIVQNHVAEIHEDGSELNMRGVFLHVLGDALGSVIVVVNAVVFYFVFNPCPPGGERCINPCVHEHCDDHPEVNHTSLLLNDTAEVPEIAIAGPCWVLYLDPALCVFMVCILLYTTYPLLKESALILLQTVPKQIDISSLKQKLRNIEGVEAVHELHVWQLAESRIIATAHIKCHDPTAYMEVAKRIKDFFHDEGIHATTIQPEFSSVESGSRISLCELSCRTQCAPKQCCGDPEKNVSARKTSCGAAALGMISESPENRSKRTNASEKPNEDIQIDIDSSV, encoded by the exons ATGTGGGAGTCTAACCGTGTGCGGCTGCTATGTATGCTCGGCCTCACCTTCGTCTTCTTCGTGGCGGAGGTGGTGGTCAGCCGGGTGACCGGCTCCCTGGCCATGCTCTCCGACTCCTTTCACATGTTGTCGGATGTCATCGCGCTGGTGGTCGGCCTGATCGCCGTGCGCTTCGCCCGGAAGACGCGCTCCACCGACAAGAACACGTTCGGCTGGATCCGGGCCGGGGTGATGGGCGCCCTGGTGAACGCCATCTTCCTCACCGCCCTCTGCTTCACCATCATCCTGGAGGCCGTGGAGCGCTTCACCGAGCCCCGGGCCATCGAGCAGCCGCTCATCGTTATCGGGGTGGGGGCCGGGGGGCTGCTCATCAACCTCATCGGCCTCTGCATGTTCCGGGACAGCGCCGGCCACGGGCACTCACACGGCGGCGGCTCCGGACACGGACACTCCCACGGCGGGGGCTCCGGACACTCTCACGGGTCGGCCAAGAAGAGTCACCGGAGCCGGGAGAGATCGGCTGGAGATGGCGCCGCCCTGGACCGGGAGGAGACCAACAACCTGGTGGAGAACGGACCTGGAGTGGACGTGGTGCCCGGGAAACACT atTCTTTGGCAGAGAGCGCAGACGACCACCGGTTGAATGGCAACATTGTGCAAAACCACGTGGCAGAAATCCACGAGGACGGCTCCGAGCTCAACATGCGTGGGGTGTTCCTCCACGTTCTCGGCGATGCATTAGGCTCGGTCATCGTGGTGGTGAATGCGGTGGTCTTCTATTTTGTCTTTAACCCTTGTCCACCTGGGGGGGAAAGATGCATCAACCCTTGTGTTCACGAGCACTGCGACGACCATCCGGAAGTCAATCACACGTCGCTTCTCCTGAACGATACCGCAGAGGTACCTGAGATCGCGATCGCTGGACCTTGCTGGGTTCTATACCTAGATCCAGCCTTGTGTGTGTTCATGGTGTGTATATTGCTGTATACCACTTACCCCCTTCTCAAAGAGTCTGCTCTCATCCTCCTGCAAACGGTCCCCAAACAAATTGACATTTCCTCTTTGAAACAAAAGCTGCGGAACATCGAAGGCGTGGAGGCTGTCCACGAGCTGCACGTTTGGCAGCTAGCCGAGAGCCGCATCATCGCCACCGCTCACATCAAATGCCACGATCCCACCGCTTATATGGAGGTAGCGAAACGGATTAAAGACTTCTTCCACGACGAAGGAATCCACGCTACCACTATTCAGCCAGAGTTTTCCAGCGTGGAATCCGGATCTAGAATATCCCTTTGCGAACTTTCCTGTAGAACTCAGTGCGCCCCCAAACAGTGCTGTGGGGACCCTGAGAAAAACGTCTCCGCTAGGAAGACCAGCTGCGGAGCCGCAGCCTTAGGAATGATCAGCGAGTCTCCGGAGAATAGGAGCAAGAGAACTAATGCTTCTGAGAAGCCCAATGAGGACATTCAGATAGACATTGACTCTTCTGTCTGA